The genomic interval TCCGTCCGCGCCTCCTCGTACGCCTCGGTCCAATGCCACTTCGGCACGTCACAGCCGAGGAGTTTCGCCCAGGCGGCGCTCGCCGCTTCGATGTCCCGCACCACAATGCCAATTTGCGCGACGCGCCGCGTCCCCAATGGATACGCTTCCATACGCCTTCCTCCCAAAACGTTTTGACACCATCTTACCACGTCGGCTGGCGCTCGTGTCACCGCGAACCGATTTATAATCCAGACTTCAAACGGGAATGTTTACATATGCTGCCGTTTTATCTGTTCGCGTTCGGACGGGCGATCCGAGACTCACAGCGGCACGAGGAGGACCTATGGCGTTCGACACAGAGCTCGAGAGGCGCGCGCATGCATTGGCGCTGACGCAAGACATCAGTTCGACGCGCGGCGGGGGATCCGACCTGTGGCCCATCTTGCGCCGAAAGGCGGCCCGGGTGCGGAATCTCGCCACCAGGCTCGAGCGAGAGCCTGCGGCGTGTTCTGAGCCCGCGCACGAGTGGCTGATCGATCACGCCGCCTATCTCGAACTCCAGGCGATGTTGGCGGAGCGCCTGTGGCCGAACGCCGTGGTGCGGAAACTGCCGAGGATGGCCGAGACCGGGGAGCCCCGCGTGGTGACCCTCGCCGCGGCCTACCTCGATGCGACGCGCGGACACGTCGAAGCCGAGACGCTCATCCGGTTTGTCGAGGCGTACCAGGACGTCCAGGTTCTGACGACGCACGAGTGTCACCAGCTGGCCAACGGCCTGCGCGTCGCGATCCTCACGCGGCTCGCCGAAGCGAGCGATGAGATACAGCATCGGTACGAGACGTGTCGCGCGGTCGGCCGCTTGCTCGACGAGATCGAGCGGGGAGACGGGCCAGTGGCCGTGCGCCGCGCCATCGACCGCTTTTCTAAGGGACGTGGGCTTGGCGCCGTGGAGGTGGTGCATCTCGTGCATCACCTGTCCGAGTGGGAGCCGGACAGCCAGGAGCTGCGCGAGTGGCTGGCGGCGCACGTCGCCAACTCTTCCGAGAGCATCGAGCGGCTGACGACGTACGAGGCCGAGTGGCACGCCGAAATCCAGGTGCTCATCGGCAATCTGGTGCAGAGCCTGCACGCGCTGGAGCGCATGTCCTGGCAGCCCATCGCCTCGCGCATCTCCCGGGTGGAGTCCTGCCTGCGGCAAGAACCGACGGGCGACTACCTGCGGCTCGATCCGACGAGCCAGAACGTGCTCACGCAGCAGGTCAGCTGGCTCAGCGAGGCCTTCCGCCTGCCCGAGGCGATGATCGCCGAGACCGCCGTCTCGTTGGCGCGAGAGGCCTGGGAGAAGGCCGGATCGCCCACCGCCTCGAGCGACCTGCCGCGGGAGGCGTTTGTCGCGTACTATCTGTGCGATCCCGACGGGATGCACGCGCTTCACCGATCGCTCAAGGAGCGCGCGAAGCCGAGATCAGTTCCGCAGATTGCACTTCGCCGCCGTCCCCTTCGTTCGTACCTCCTTGGTGTGGCGTTTCTGTTCGCGGCCATCCTGTGGGCGGTGCTCGGGGGGTTCACGGGCGGATTTCGCGCGCCCCTTGGGGCGACGCTGGCGCTTGCCGTCCTGCTCGCGCTTCCCGTCAGCGAATGGGTCATTTCGCTCGTGCACGAGGGGATACGCCGCGCCGTTCGGCCTGTGCCTCTCCTGCGCCTCGACTTCAGCGAGGGGATTCCGGAGGACGCGCGCACCCTGATCGTGCTCCCCGTCATTTGGGCGAGCGAGGCCGACGTCGACGAGGCGTTTGACAAGATCGAGCTTCACCACCTGACGAACCGCGGGGCCCATCTCTACTTCGCGGTGCTCTCGGACCTCCGGGACGCCGACGCGCCGCACCTGCCGGAGGACGAGCCTTTGCTCGCCCGGGCGCGCGCGCGCCTGGAGGCGCTGCGGCACAAGTACGGAGCCGCTCGCTTCTTTTGGTTCCACCGCGATCGCGTCCTCAACCGCGCGGACGGCGTCTACATGGGCTGGGAGCGAAAGCGAGGCAAGCTGGTGGAGTTTGTCGAGCTGCTTCGCGGCAAGCGCGACACGACCTTCCGCGTGAAAGACGGCGATCTCGCCGTGCTGCCGACGATTCGCTACGTGTTCACCGCGGATCTCGACACCGAACTGCCCATTGGCACCGTGCAGCGCCTTGTCGGCACCATGCACCTGCCATACAACCGGCCGCGGCTCAACGCCCGTGGCACGCGGGTGGACCAGGGCTACGGCGTGCTCCAGCCGGCCGTCGCCGTCAGCCCGCGCTCGACCCAGGCCTCCCGATTCGCGCGCCTCTGGTCGGGCGAGACGGGCGTGGATCCGTACGCGTTCGCCATCTCCAACCCTTATCAGGATTGGTTCGGGCGCGGCCTGTTCGTCGGCAAGGGGCTTATCCACGTCGACGCGTTTCACACCGTGCTGTGCGATCGCATCCCGGACAACCGGGTCTTAAGCCACGACATCCTCGAAGGCGGGTTTTTGCGCGCCGGCCTCGTGGCGGACGTGGAGGTGGTCGAGAGCCAGCCGGCGACGCTGCGCGCCTACATGCGCCGCGCCCATCGGTGGGTGCGTGGAGACTGGCAGCTGACGTATTGGTTGCGCCGGGTGTGTCGCGATCGGCGCGGGGAGACGCAGCCTGTGGATTTGTGCGGCTTCACGCGCTGGAACATCGTCGATCACGTCCGGCACAGCCTGGTCAACCCCGCGCTCGTCCTGCTCATGGGCTCCGGCATGTCAGGGCTTTTGCCCGGCCCAGCGTACGCATACGGCGCCGTGCTCCTTATCACCGTGTTTTTGCCCTTTTTGCGCCAGCTTGAGTCCATCCGGCCCGGCGAATGGGACTGGAGGAGCGCCGCGACGGCGCTTGGCCAGAGCCTGGTCATGCTCGTGACGCTGCCGTTCATGGCGGTGGTCGAGGCGGACGCCAGCCTGCGCGCTCTGTATCGGATGCTCGTCAGCCGACGGCGGCTGCTCGAGTGGATCCCCTCCTCTCACGCGGACCGGTCGGACGGATCGCCCGCGCCTCTTCTCTACGAGCCGGCGGGTTACGCGGTCGCGCTGGCGTGTTCGGTGCCTGGGCTCTTCGGCACGTGGGAACAGGCGCTCTCGAGCACCCTCGCGCTCGCGGTGTGGCTGCCGGCGCACGCCGTGGCACGCTTTCTGGCGAAGCCCGCGGGAGAAGCGCGCGTCGCGGCGCCCGATCCTGCACTCTCCGCGCACCTGCGCGAGGTGGCCACGGCGATGTGGCGGTTTTACGAGCGGTACGTCGGCGAAGAAGATCATCACCTGCCGCCGGACAACGTGCAGTTTGAGCCCGTGGAGCGGATCGCGCACCGCACGTCGCCGACCAACATCGGGCTCTATCTCTTGTGCGTCGCCGCGGCGGCGGATCTCGAGATCATCCCGAAGGAAGGCGCCATCGCCCGCCTCGAGCGAACCCTGGCGACGCTCACGTCCCTGGATCGATGGCATGGGCACCTGTTCAACTGGTACGACACGCGCACGCTCAGGCCCCTCGCGCCGAGGTACGTCTCGACCGTGGACTCTGGCAATCTGGTCTGCGCGATGCTCGCCTTGGGGCAGGCCCTGCGCGAATGGGCGGCATCCGACGCGGACATCGCCCCTCGCGCGCGCCGCCTTGCGGACGCGATGGAGGGCTTCGCGCGGGAGATCGATTTTCGTCCTTTGTATCGCCCGGATCTCAGGCTTTTTTCGTTGGGCTTTCACGCGGATCGAAACGAGCTCGAGAACATCGTCTACGATCTCCTCGCCTCCGAGGCGCGCCAGGCAAGCTTCATCGCCATTGCGAGCGGCCAGGTGCCCGCGTCGCACTGGTTCGCGCTGTCCCGCACCATGACGCGCGCGGGCCGGTACCAGCCGCTTTTGTCCTGGTCCGGGACGATGTTCGAATATCTCATGCCCGCGCTCCTGATGCGCCATCTCCCTCACACGCTGTGGGAGGAGACCTACCGTGGTGTCGTGTGGAGACAGATCGCCTACGCGCGAGAGCGCGGCGTCCCGTTCGGCATCTCGGAGAGCGGCTTCTACGCGTTCGATCGCGACCTCAACTACCAATACCGGGCGTTTGGCGTGCCGGGGCTCGGGCTGGACCGCGGCCTGGAGCAACACCTCGTGGTGGCGCCGTATGCGACCATGCTGGCGCTTCCCTTCGCCCCTGAACAGGTGGCCGAGGCGCTCCGGCAATTGCGGGAACTTGGAGCGCTGGGACCGTACGGCTATTACGAGGCCGTCGACTTCACGGCGAGCCGGCTTCCGCCGGGAGACCGGTACAAGGTGGTGCAGAGCTTCATGGCGCACCACCAGGGCATGGCGTTCATCGCCATCGCCAACTACCTGAATCGCAACCTTTGGGTGGAGCGGTTCCATCGCCTGCCGCTGGTGCGCGCGGCCGAGTACATGCTGTACGAGCGTATGCCGAAGCGGCCCGCGCTGCTCCTCAAGCCGGTTCACGCCGCGCACGCGCCCAACTTCGATCGCCCGGTCTACGCGCGCCGGCGAAGTGGAGACGATGTGGCCTGGAACGCGGTCTCCAACGGCAGCCTGACGAGTTTCGCTGACGCGCGCGGCGAGGGCGGGATCGCCTGGCGCGGCATCGCGGTGACGCGCTACCGGCCGGATCGGCACCTGCCCTATCGCGGACCGGTCATGTACGTGCGAGATGTCGATCGCGGCGGCGTCTTTCGCACCACCCTGCACGGTGGCGGCGGACACGTAGAGGCGGAGTTTCGCCCGGACAAGTCGAGTTGGAAGCGCGTGGTGGACGGGATCGAGAGCGAGTGGTCGGTCCTCGTGGCCCCGGATCGAGACGTGGAGATTCGGACGTTGGTCCTTCAGAACCTCGGGGAGGACGTTCGCCGGCTCGAGGTGACCTATTTCGCCGAACTCGCGCTTGCGAAGCCGGCTGCGGACATCGCGCATCCGTCGTTTCAGCGCCTGTTCGTCGAGACGGGATGGGACGATGCGCGCCAGGTGCTGTGGGCCCAGCGCAGGCCCGAGTCGGACGATCAGCCAGACGTGTACGCGGCGTTTCACCTCGTCGCAGACGAGGAAGCGCCAGCGCCGGTGGAGTGGGACTCCCATCGGGCGCGGTTCGTCGGCCGCGGCGGCAGCCTCGCGGCGCCGCGGGGGCTCTGGCGCCGTCTGCGTGGCGAAGGGGTGGCCGATCCGGCCGCGATTCTCCGCACGGCCGTGACCCTCGCACCCGGGGAAAAGCGCGCGCTCTATGTCATCACCGCGCTCGGCGAGGCGCGGGACGAGGTCGTGGAGACGGCGTTTGAAATGCGCCAGCCTTCGGCCCGATCGCGCGCGGCGCAGCTCGCGTGGATGCGCGCGCAGATCGATCTCCGCCAGCTGCACCTTTCGCCGGACGATGTCGAGGACGCCATGGAACTTCTGTCGCGGTTCTTGTCCCGGCACGCGTTTTCGCCCGAGCGGCGGGCGGCCATTCTGCAGAACGAGCTTGGCCAATCCGGGCTCTGGGCGCACGGGATTTCCGGCGATCGACCCATCGTCGCCGTCCGGCTCGCCTCCGCGGCGGAGGTCCCGTTTGTCGCGAAGCTCGCGCGGCTCACGCAGTATCTTGCGCACATGGGCTTCGCGAGCGATCTCGTCGTGATCGACGAGACGATATCCAGCTATCGAGACGAGATGCGGGATCGGATCCGGGCGGAGATGGCGCGCCGCGGCGTGCACGACGCGGCGACCCTCGCCGTGGTGAAGGCGGATCAGCTTTCGAGCGCCGAGCGGGCGCTCATGGAATCGGTGGCTGTCGCGACGTTGCGGGCCGGTGGGCCGAGCGTCGGCGCGCAGCTCACGGGCGGACGGGTGCGGCGCGAGGAATCGGCGAGACTCGCGTCGGACCGCCTGGAGCCGGAGCCGAAACGCGCGCCGCGCGATGCGGGGCAGGTGGAGGGAGAGTTTGCGAACGGCTATGGCGCGTTCGTCGACGACGGTCGCGCGTACCGCATGCGTGTGACGCGCGCCAAGCGGCCCCCGCGGCCCTGGTCGAACGTGCTTGCCAATCCCAACTTCGGCGCGCTCGTGACTGAGCTCGGCACCGGCTACACCTGGTGGCGCAACAGCCGCGAGTTCAAGCTCACGCCCTGGCACAACGATGCCGCCTTCGACCCGCCCGGCGAGGCCGTGTACATCGCCGATCTCGACCGCGGAATCATCGCGAGCGCCACCCCTTCGCCCGCCGGCGATGAACGGACGTACGACGTGACGCATCGGCCCGGCGTCACCACGTTTGAAAGCGACGTGGAGGGCGTCCGCGTCACGCTTCATGTGTTCGTCGATTCTGCCGAGCCCGCGAAGTGGATGCGGGTGCGGCTTCGCAACCAAAGCGGGGAGGAGCGCAGAATCCGCGTGGCCCCGTATGCCGAATGGGTGCTCGGCGTGGATCCGTTCTCGAACACGCCCCTCGTCGTGGTGCGGAAGATGGGCGAAGCGGATGCCATCGCTGCGGAAAACCGGTATCAGGAGGCGTTTCGCGGCGCCTTGGGCTTTCTGGCCGTGGGCGGCGCCGGACGGACAACGGGGTGGTTGGGAGACAAGACGCGCTTCCTCGGCGACGGATCGTATGCTCGGCCCGACGCGCTGCTCGAGGACGCGTGGCGCGGGGGAGACGGCCCCACGCCGACGCCCTGCGCCGTCCTTGCGCGCGATCTCGACCTTGGGCCGCATGAGGAGGCCGAGGTGGTCATCCTCCTTGGCGCGGCGCCTGACGAACACGAGGCCGCGAGGCTCGCCCGGCTCGCCGACCCGGCCGCGGCGGATCGCGCGCTTCGCGAGGTCACTAGATTCTGGGATGATCTTCTTGGGCGTGTCCAAATCCGCACACCGGATCGCGCCTTCGACATCCTGATGAACGGCTGGCTCGTGTACCAGGCCCTCGCCTGCCGCCTCTGGGCCCGCACGGCCTTTTACCAGGCCGGCGGCGCGTTCGGCTTTCGCGATCAGCTGCAGGACGCCCTCGCGCTGATTCACGCTCGACCCGACATCCTGCGCGATCAGATCCTGCGGGCGGCGCGCCATCAGTACGTCGAGGGCGACGTGCAGCACTGGTGGCATGAGGAGTTGGGCAAAGGCATCCGCACGCGCTTTTCGGACGATTTGCTTTGGCTTCCGTACGCGGTCTCGCGTTACCTCGAGGCGACGGGCGATGCCGCGCTCCTCGATGAACGCGCGCCGTATCTCGTGAGCGCCCCGCTTGGCGACGGCGAACTCGAGCGATACGAGGACAGCGTCTGGAGCCAGGAGGAAGGCACCCTCGCGGAACACGTCGCGCGGGCTGTGGAGCGCGCGCTTCACTTCGGCGATCACGGCCTCCCGCTCATCGGCATCGGCGACTGGAACGACGGCCTGAGCCGAGTCGGCGCCAAGGGCCGGGGCGAGAGCGTGTGGCTGGCGTGGTTTTTGGCGGATGTGGTGCGGCGGGTGGCCGAGATCGACCATCCGGAGTTCGCGCAACACCGTGCGCGCTGGCTTGCGATGCGCGAGCGGGTTCTCGCGGCGGCGAACGAGTCGGCGTGGGATGGACAGTGGTACCGGCGCGCCATCACGGACGATGGGCTGTGGCTGGGATCGGCCGCCTCGCCCGCGTGCCGGGTGGACGCCATCGCGCAGTCGTGGGCGGTCATCTCGGGAGGAGCTCCGCCGGATCGGGCCGTGCGCGCCATGGAGTCGTTCGATCGGGAACTCGTGGACCGGCGGCTCGGTGTGGCTCATCTCCTCCAGCCAGCATTTCGAGATCTGCGCCCGAGTCCTGGCTACATCCAAGGCTATCCGCCGGGAATCCGCGAGAACGGTGGGCAGTACACACACGGGGTCATCTGGAGTGTCATCGCGTGGACGCGGCTTGGGAGGGCAGACGAGGCGTATGAACTGTTCTCCATGCTGAACCCGATTCATCACGCCGACACGCCGCGCGAAGTGGAGCGGTACGGGAACGAACCGTATGTGATGTCGGCGGACGTCTACACGGCGGAACCGAACGTGGGGCAGGGCGGCTGGTCCTGGTACACAGGCGCCGCCTCGTGGATGTACCAGGCGGGACTGGAGGCCATCCTCGGCATACGGAGGCATGGGACGAGGTTGCTCGTGGAGCCGTGCGTCCCCGCGCATTGGCCTGGCTTTGAGGTGGCGTATCGGTACGGTTCAACGCTGTACCGCATTCGCGTGGAGCGAGCGCCACAAGGCGCGGAGGCGCGCGACAGCGCGCTCACAGTGGAAGGCGTGGCTCCGGCCGAGATCGATCTCGTCGACGATGGTCAGGAACACCACGTGGTTGTGTGGCTCGCGGCCGAAGGGGCTGAGGTCTTAAGCGATGTTCAGACGGTGGCGGCTAGGCCGCGCGAGGGCGCCCGGCGGTACCGCATGTCGAGCGGCGCGCGCGCGTTCCCCGCGAGCGCGGCGTACCGAAAGCGCGACCCACAACCGTAAGGATAGGCGCGAGTGACAAAGCACTCGCGCCTTCGTCCGCGGCATCACACCCCGATGTTCGGCCCTTGCTCCTGCACGATCACGCGCTCGTTGACATCCTCTAGCGACCTTCCAGTCGTCTTCGGGCCAAGCGCCCCCACGTCGATCATCAAAAGCACCATGGCGCCGGCCACGACCGAGAACATCGCCGTGGCCCCGTGGGCGTGCAGCACGGGCAACAGGATGAACGGCATCAGGCCGCTCATCAGGCGGCTTAAGCTGTAAGCCGTGCCGACAGCCGTGGCCCGAACGGCGGTCGGGTAAATCTCGGCCTGAAAGATGTGGTAACCGTTGGAGAAGATGTTGCTCGACAGTGTGTAGAGAAATCCGAACAGCATGATCAATGTAGGTTGGGTCGTCATGCCGAAGAGAATGCCGAATACGGCCATGCAAAACGCGGCCCCCACGACAATCCATTTGCGCTCGATGCGTTCCACGATGGGGACCGAGAGCAGAGAGCCGATGGGATAGCCGATGAAGCTCACCGCGGCGTAGGTGAGCGACGTGGTGATGGTCAAGCCCTTGCTCGCCAAGACCAGCGGAACCAACGTGCCGAAGCCGTAGTAGCCGAAGGTTTGGAGGATTTGAAAAATCCAAAGCATGATGGTTCGCTTCGCGTACGTCGGCGTGAACAACGTGTTAAGCGGCACGCGCTTGGGTTCCACGGCGTCGGTGACAGGCGTTTCGTTCCCCGGTTCGCGCGGTGCCTCTTCCAAGAATCGAGCGAGGATTTGTTCCGCTTCCTGATGTCTGCCCACCGATTCCAGCCAGCGAGGCGATTCGGGCAGGATTCGCTGCAGCGACCACACGATGATGGCGCCGAGGGATCCAATGACAAACAGCCAGCGCCAGCCCGCCATGAGGAAGTGGGTGGTCACAAGGGCACGTGCCAAAAATCCCTCCACCGGCGTCGCACAAAACTCGAGCGTGTACGTCCAGGCCATGATCCTGCCGCGGTTGTGCGCGGGGAAAATTTCGCTCAGGTACACGTCACAAAGCGGCAACAGCGCACCGATGCCAAGTCCGGCGAGAAACCGGAAGACAATCAGAAAGGTCGCGTTGGGGCTGAAGGCCGCGATGAAGGTGAACACGGAATAGGTCGACAGGATGCCGAGAAAGGCGGCCTTGCGCCCGACGTGATCGGCCAGTGCGTTGAACCCGATGCTGCCGACGAACATGCCGAGAAATGCGGATGAGAGCAGAAGGGCCTGTTCCGACTTGGGAATGTGGAATGCGCTGGTCAGCACCGTGCCGAGCACGCCGGAGAGGTAAATGTCGAACAGGTCGAAGAACAGGCTGATGCCGACGATCACGGCGATGCGCTTGTGCCACCGCGTGAGGGGCATTTGGTTGAGGCGAGCTGCCACCATGGGTGTAGACACGATCATCCCTCGCTTTCGACGTCACTGGCCTGCCGAATTCGTTCACCTCCCTGGGCAGGTGCAAATGAAAACATTTTCGTTATTTAGTATACACGGTATTAGATTTCGTATAACGAATCACTTATATAAACTTAACGAATAGTTTCAAGTGCTGGTGCGGGCAGCGTGTAAGTGTAAGCTACGACAATGCCCATATGAGGCCCGAGAAGTGTGCGAGGGCGGAATACACGATGCCGAGACACAGAGACGACTGAAAACTACAACAAAGCGAAGTAAATAACCATGTTCAATGGAGATATTTTTGTGTATTTTTACTCGTAAAATCATACTTTCTTTAAGCCCAGTCATCTGTGTGAAAGGGGGCGGCAAGGTATTGGCTACGATGAAGGATGTTGCTGAACTCGCTCGCGTCTCAATTGCCGTGGTTTCTCGAGTGCTGAACGAAGATCGTTCCTTGTCCGTTCCTGAATCCACTCGAAAACGGGTCATAGAAGCAGCAAATCAGCTAAATTACAAAGTAAAACGGCGGCAAAATAGATCTGCTACGAGTAAGATAAAAACAATTGCAATTGTCGATTTCCATCCAGAAGAGCAAGAGCGTGATGACCCATATTTTTGGCCTATGGTGCGTGGGATCGAGTTGGAGTGTCAGGAAAAGGGGTTGATCCATCCCGTTAAGTTTTACGTAAAAACCCCCGCTGAATTCAGTCCAAGTGAGTTGTCGAACTTTGACGGGGTGCTCGTGATCGGTGCTGAGGAATGGTCTGGTTGGGACGATTTCCACCACCCCAATGTTGTATTTCTCGATCATTGTCCAAATGTGGCTCGTTATTCATCTGTACTTCTTAATTTTTCTAGTGCCGTAAAAGATGTTTTTAACCACTTTTGGAGGTTGGGTTATCGAACTTTTGCCTACATCGGTGGGACCCGCAGATTCGGCATGGATGAGCGTGAGTCCACGTTCCGCACTTGTGTCAAGTCAACGGTCGGTGCCGAACCCCCTGTGTACCACGGAGACTGGTCAACTGGCGGGGGTTATGAGGCCATGAAGCTTATGCTCCAAGAAGGCGCGCCGCTCCCAAGAGCGATTTTCGTTGCAAGCGATCCGATGGCGATTGGGGTCATACGGGCGCTAACTGAGATAGGAAAGCGGGTGCCTGAAGACGTAGCTGTGGTCGGGTTCGATGACATCGACATGGCGGCCTATGTCAACCCAGCGCTCACCACAATACGTGTGCAGCCAGAAGTCATGGGGAGGATAGGAGTGCGGATGCTAATGTGCCCTTATGATCCAAACGTACCAGTTCAGGTTGTCATGCCATATCAGCTGGTCATTCGAGAGAGTTGCGGGGCTTGTGGCAGTCTGGCCGCCGGAGGGAGGGACTTCGGCTTATGAGGCGAATTCTTACGATTCTTGCTGCTTACTTCGTCCTCGCTGTAGGTGCATTCATATCCATATTTCCGTATCTGTGGGCCGTACTTACTTCTTTGAAGCCTGAAAGCGAGGTCTTCACATCTCACTTTTTGAGTCTGCCGACTCACATCGAATGGGCCAACTATACCCATGTATTTCAACAGATTAACATGGGGCGATACTTACTGAACACCGTGATTGTGGCAGTTGCGAGCGTGCTAGGCCAGCTCATTTTCGGTTCTATGGCTGCCTATGGATTTTCGCGGTTTAACTTTAAGGGGAAGAATGTAATATTCATGCTTTATTTAAGTACGCTCATGATCCCCAACATCGTAACACTCATTCCTCTATTTATCATGATGAAATATCTGGGGTGGATCAACACCTACTATGCACTCATTGCGCCAGCTGCGCTCGGGACTCCGGTGGGCATATTTCTGTTGAGACAATTTTTCCTAACTATTCCCTCTGAGATTGAAGAAGCCGCTCGAATGGACGGAGCAGGTGTCATTCGAGTATTCGTACAAATCATCTTGCCTTTAAGCAAACCGGTTCTAGCGACTTTGGCAATCATTACGTTCGTGTCGTCATGGAACAACTTTCTATGGCCCCTCATTGTGACGAATACCGACTCTATGAAGCTTGTGAGTGTAGGCATTGCCTCGTTTCAATTTCAAGTAGGTGCAGAATGGAACTACATGATGGCTGCTTCCACAATAGCCCTGCTCCCATTGGTCATCCTATTCTTGCTGTTTCAGCGCAGGATTATCGAGTCAATTCAGCTCACTGGGTTGAAGTAGAGCAGAAGGAGGTGATGGAAGGTAGGCAATCACGCGGTCAGCCAATTGCACACTCAGATAGGTGAAGCCTAGAGGCTAACAATGAAGGGGGTTGTGGTATGAATCGTAATGGAAAGAAGGTTGTTTTTACTATTCCGGTTGTTCTGACGATGCTCCTAGTTGGATGTGGTACATCAACTGCGAATAAGCCTGGTCATCAGTTCTCAACGAGTGAAGGCAGTGCTTCTACCCAAGTTGTCACGTTACATTACATGCTCTGGGATCCGAACGAGGAAATCGGTTACAAGCAGTCCATCGCCGTCTTTGAAAAGTTACATCCGAATATCAAAGTTGTCATCGAACAGTACCCGTGGTCTCAGTATTGGCAAAAATTAGAGACTGAAATGGCGGCAGGGACAGCTCCCGACGTGTTTTGGGATCATGTTACTTATTTCCCTACTTTTGTTACGAACGGTCAACTTCTCAATTTGACGCCTTATATTAAGAGTTCCCATGTCGATTTGAGAGAATATTATCCGAACTTGCTGAAGCAGTACGAGTACAACGGAAATATTTATGGCCTGCCAAAGGACTGGGACACGATAGCCATATTTTATAACAAGAAGCTGTTCGAAAAGGATCATGTTCCATTTCCAACAAACTTGACTTGGAATCCTAGAAATGGTGGAACATTGGTCAAGGTTGCTGAAGAAATGACCGTAGATAAGAACGGAAAACACCCGGGCCAGCCAGGGTTCAATCCGAACCAAATCGTACAATACGGATTTATGTCATATAACTCAAATCAGTCATTTTATTACAACTTTTTGGCCGAAGACGGAGTGAAAATCCTAGACCATAACTTCGGGACTCAGGTGCTAATGGACACCCCGCAGGCCATTCAGACCATGCAGAATCTTATTGACATGATTTACAAGTACCATGTATCGCCTTCTGGAGCCGAGGGAGCTAACGTTGTAAATAGTGAAGGAAATGCTCAGCAATTATTTGAAGAAGGTAAGCTGGCGATGTACACCGATGGCGATTGGGTCCTGACACCTGTCGTGAAGGCAAGCAATTTCCCTGTCGGGATAGCTCCGCTACCTGTCGGGCCAATAGGTCGTGTGTCTGTCATGAACGGACTGTCGGACGCCATCTATGCGCATACGAAGTACCCAAAGCAAGCGTGGGAACTGGTTCAGTGGCTGGCGAGTCCGCAATCTGAGCGGATCCTCGCATCGGGTGGTTACGTATGGCCTGGGATCAAGTCGTTGGCACCACTGTTTGCACAGGCCTGGACCAAGAAAGGCGTCGATGTCACGCCGTTCCTCGAAGAATCGAGGGGTAAGACCATATCGTTCCCCATCACTGTGAACTGGGGGCAAGCTGAGAACGCGATCGACAAAGAATTCGATTTAATGTGGCTAGGGAAAGTGCCCCCGTCTCAGGCGCTCCAAACAGCCGTGCAGCAGGCGGATGCGGCACTGAATGGCGGTCAGTGATTCCTTTCGTGGGAAGGTACCGCTGCTCGGTGCCTTCCCGTGCCTTGAATCTGAGGACAGGATGTGAGAATTATGGGGATCGACGCCAGCGCTCGGCTGACTCGGCAAGTAGAAACAAATGCTTCATACAACATCGGCAGGCGACTGGCTCCTTACGCCTTTATATT from Alicyclobacillus acidocaldarius subsp. acidocaldarius DSM 446 carries:
- a CDS encoding MFS transporter; translation: MSTPMVAARLNQMPLTRWHKRIAVIVGISLFFDLFDIYLSGVLGTVLTSAFHIPKSEQALLLSSAFLGMFVGSIGFNALADHVGRKAAFLGILSTYSVFTFIAAFSPNATFLIVFRFLAGLGIGALLPLCDVYLSEIFPAHNRGRIMAWTYTLEFCATPVEGFLARALVTTHFLMAGWRWLFVIGSLGAIIVWSLQRILPESPRWLESVGRHQEAEQILARFLEEAPREPGNETPVTDAVEPKRVPLNTLFTPTYAKRTIMLWIFQILQTFGYYGFGTLVPLVLASKGLTITTSLTYAAVSFIGYPIGSLLSVPIVERIERKWIVVGAAFCMAVFGILFGMTTQPTLIMLFGFLYTLSSNIFSNGYHIFQAEIYPTAVRATAVGTAYSLSRLMSGLMPFILLPVLHAHGATAMFSVVAGAMVLLMIDVGALGPKTTGRSLEDVNERVIVQEQGPNIGV
- a CDS encoding LacI family DNA-binding transcriptional regulator encodes the protein MEIFLCIFTRKIILSLSPVICVKGGGKVLATMKDVAELARVSIAVVSRVLNEDRSLSVPESTRKRVIEAANQLNYKVKRRQNRSATSKIKTIAIVDFHPEEQERDDPYFWPMVRGIELECQEKGLIHPVKFYVKTPAEFSPSELSNFDGVLVIGAEEWSGWDDFHHPNVVFLDHCPNVARYSSVLLNFSSAVKDVFNHFWRLGYRTFAYIGGTRRFGMDERESTFRTCVKSTVGAEPPVYHGDWSTGGGYEAMKLMLQEGAPLPRAIFVASDPMAIGVIRALTEIGKRVPEDVAVVGFDDIDMAAYVNPALTTIRVQPEVMGRIGVRMLMCPYDPNVPVQVVMPYQLVIRESCGACGSLAAGGRDFGL
- a CDS encoding carbohydrate ABC transporter permease, with protein sequence MRRILTILAAYFVLAVGAFISIFPYLWAVLTSLKPESEVFTSHFLSLPTHIEWANYTHVFQQINMGRYLLNTVIVAVASVLGQLIFGSMAAYGFSRFNFKGKNVIFMLYLSTLMIPNIVTLIPLFIMMKYLGWINTYYALIAPAALGTPVGIFLLRQFFLTIPSEIEEAARMDGAGVIRVFVQIILPLSKPVLATLAIITFVSSWNNFLWPLIVTNTDSMKLVSVGIASFQFQVGAEWNYMMAASTIALLPLVILFLLFQRRIIESIQLTGLK
- a CDS encoding ABC transporter substrate-binding protein, which codes for MNRNGKKVVFTIPVVLTMLLVGCGTSTANKPGHQFSTSEGSASTQVVTLHYMLWDPNEEIGYKQSIAVFEKLHPNIKVVIEQYPWSQYWQKLETEMAAGTAPDVFWDHVTYFPTFVTNGQLLNLTPYIKSSHVDLREYYPNLLKQYEYNGNIYGLPKDWDTIAIFYNKKLFEKDHVPFPTNLTWNPRNGGTLVKVAEEMTVDKNGKHPGQPGFNPNQIVQYGFMSYNSNQSFYYNFLAEDGVKILDHNFGTQVLMDTPQAIQTMQNLIDMIYKYHVSPSGAEGANVVNSEGNAQQLFEEGKLAMYTDGDWVLTPVVKASNFPVGIAPLPVGPIGRVSVMNGLSDAIYAHTKYPKQAWELVQWLASPQSERILASGGYVWPGIKSLAPLFAQAWTKKGVDVTPFLEESRGKTISFPITVNWGQAENAIDKEFDLMWLGKVPPSQALQTAVQQADAALNGGQ